A genomic window from Triticum urartu cultivar G1812 chromosome 7, Tu2.1, whole genome shotgun sequence includes:
- the LOC125523305 gene encoding protein NRT1/ PTR FAMILY 5.8-like, with amino-acid sequence MATEKGSSASLGRPCILIIVVAGVERFAFKGVASNMVNYLTGVVGMSTAAAAQSVSAWVGITSMLPLVSAVLADSYWDRYSTVTASSLLYVAGLAGLASWAMLHKWLPWATLFLPLYLISIGQGAYNPSLQAFGADQLDIGDEDDDGGGTAEEKGKVKSAFFQWWYFGICCGSLLGNTTMSYVQDTVGWGIGFAVPCAAMALSVAAFLCCTPLYKKISQPRSADRPCSESILRALKSLLASVSAGKIRLSSRHDGQDDGDDKNNASELELQEKPLKLAKLTDPEETNGPGVAKIILRLLPIWTVLLMFAVIFQQPMTFFTKQGTLMDHRVAGGAFVIPPATLQSTITVSIIILMPLYDRVIIPLIGAVTRESKGITVLQRIGVGMVFSVVAMVVAALVESRRRHEAAGQMSIAWLLPQYVLLGVSDVFAVVGMQEFFYSQVPDAMRTIGIGLYLSVFGVGSLVGTLLIAAIEVATAGGAGKGHGWFSDDPREARMDNYYWFLVLLSSVSFVIFTQLCRCYH; translated from the exons ATGGCGACGGAGAAGGGGTCGTCGGCGTCGCTGGGCCGGCCGTGTATTCTGATCATAG TGGTGGCCGGCGTGGAGAGGTTCGCGTTCAAGGGGGTGGCGTCCAACATGGTGAATTACCTCACCGGCGTCGTGGGGATgagcacggcggcggcggcccaGAGCGTCAGCGCGTGGGTAGGGATCACCTCCATGCTGCCGCTCGTCAGCGCCGTCCTCGCCGACTCCTACTGGGATCGCTACTCCACCGTCACCGCCTCCTCCTTGCTCTACGTCGCC GGGCTGGCAGGACTAGCCTCATGGGCAATGCTTCACAAATGGCTGCCATGGGCGACGCTCTTCTTGCCACTTTACCTGATCTCCATCGGGCAAGGCGCGTACAATCCTTCGCTGCAAGCCTTCGGCGCCGACCAGCTCGACATCGGAGACGaggacgacgacggcggcggcacGGCGGAGGAGAAGGGCAAGGTGAAGAGCGCCTTCTTCCAGTGGTGGTACTTCGGCATATGCTGCGGCAGCCTCCTGGGGAACACCACCATGTCCTACGTCCAGGACACCGTCGGCTGGGGCATCGGCTTCGCCGTCCCCTGCGCCGCCATGGCCCTGTCCGTCGCGGCGTTCCTCTGCTGCACCCCTCTCTACAAGAAGATCAGCCAGCCAAGAAGCGCCGACAGGCCTTGCTCTGAGAGCATCCTCAGAGCTCTCAAGTCACTTCTTGCGAGTGTTTCGGCCGGAAAGATCCGTTTGTCGTCGAGACATGATGGTCAAGACGACGGCGACGACAAGAACAATGCTTCCGAGCTAGA GTTGCAGGAGAAGCCCCTGAAACTAGCCAAGCTAACTGACCCGGAAGAGACCAACGGACCCGGCGTGGCCAAGATCATCCTCAGGCTGCTGCCGATCTGGACGGTGCTGCTCATGTTCGCGGTGATCTTCCAGCAGCCGATGACCTTCTTCACGAAGCAGGGCACGCTGATGGACCACCGGGTCGCCGGCGGCGCCTTCGTGATCCCGCCGGCGACGCTCCAGAGCACGATCACCGTGTCCATCATCATCCTCATGCCGCTCTACGACAGGGTGATCATCCCCCTGATCGGCGCCGTCACCCGGGAAAGCAAGGGGATCACGGTGCTCCAGCGGATCGGCGTGGGCATGGTGTTCTCCGTCGTGGCCATGGTCGTTGCGGCGCTCGTCGAGTCCCGGCGCCGCCACGAGGCTGCCGGCCAGATGAGCATTGCCTGGCTGCTCCCGCAGTACGTGCTGCTGGGCGTCTCGGACGTGTTCGCCGTCGTGGGGATGCAGGAGTTCTTCTACTCGCAGGTCCCCGACGCGATGAGGACCATCGGCATCGGGCTCTACCTCAGCGTCTTCGGCGTCGGGAGCCTCGTCGGGACGCTGCTGATCGCGGCGATCGAGGTGGCCACGGCGGGGGGCGCCGGCAAGGGCCACGGCTGGTTCTCCGACGATCCCCGGGAGGCGCGCATGGATAACTACTACTGGTTCTTGGTGCTCCTGAGCTCCGTTAGCTTCGTGATCTTCACACAGCTTTGCAGGTGCTACCATTAG